From Bacillus sp. Bos-x628, the proteins below share one genomic window:
- a CDS encoding argininosuccinate synthase encodes MSQNQKVVLAYSGGLDTSVAIKWLQEQGYEVVACCLDVGEGKDLAFIQQKALQVGAVQSYMIDAKEEFAEEFALTALKAHTMYEGKYPLVSALSRPLIAKKLVEVAEKENAVAVAHGCTGKGNDQVRFEVSIKALNPDLEVLAPVREWKWSRDEEIDYAQKHGIPIPINLDSPYSIDQNLWGRSNECGILEDPWAAPPEGAYDLTNPLEKTPDTPDVIEITFEQGKPTAIDGVKYSLSDLILHLNEVAGQHGIGRIDHVENRLVGIKSREVYECPGAITLLTAHKELEDLTLVKEVAHFKPIVEQKMAELIYNGLWFSPLKIALDAFLQETQKNVTGVVRVKLFKGHAIVEGRKSAFSLYDEKLATYTKEDEFDHDAAVGFINLWGLPTKVNSIVNKKEQVKA; translated from the coding sequence ATGTCACAAAATCAAAAAGTCGTATTAGCATATTCTGGAGGTCTTGATACCTCTGTTGCAATTAAATGGTTACAAGAACAAGGGTACGAGGTTGTCGCTTGCTGCCTTGACGTAGGTGAAGGAAAAGACTTAGCCTTCATTCAGCAAAAGGCCTTACAAGTCGGAGCAGTTCAATCTTATATGATTGACGCAAAAGAAGAATTTGCCGAAGAATTTGCACTTACTGCATTAAAAGCACACACGATGTACGAAGGGAAATACCCGCTCGTCTCTGCACTGTCTCGCCCGCTCATTGCCAAAAAACTAGTGGAAGTGGCAGAGAAAGAAAATGCAGTAGCTGTTGCACACGGATGTACAGGAAAAGGGAATGACCAAGTTCGTTTTGAAGTATCCATTAAAGCGTTAAATCCAGACTTAGAAGTCCTTGCACCAGTACGTGAATGGAAATGGTCTCGTGATGAAGAAATTGATTATGCACAAAAACACGGTATTCCAATTCCGATTAATTTAGACAGCCCATATTCAATTGACCAAAACCTTTGGGGCAGAAGTAACGAATGCGGTATTTTAGAAGACCCTTGGGCTGCCCCGCCAGAAGGTGCGTATGATCTGACAAATCCGCTTGAAAAAACACCAGATACACCAGATGTAATTGAAATCACATTTGAACAAGGAAAACCAACAGCCATTGATGGTGTGAAATATTCTTTATCTGACTTGATTCTGCACCTTAACGAAGTCGCTGGTCAGCATGGTATTGGCAGAATTGATCACGTTGAAAACCGCCTTGTTGGCATCAAATCTCGTGAAGTGTATGAGTGCCCAGGTGCGATTACATTACTGACAGCACACAAAGAGCTTGAGGATTTAACGCTTGTCAAAGAAGTAGCACATTTCAAACCAATCGTTGAACAAAAAATGGCTGAATTAATATACAATGGTCTATGGTTCTCTCCATTAAAAATTGCACTTGATGCATTCTTGCAAGAAACACAAAAGAACGTTACTGGTGTTGTGCGTGTGAAATTATTTAAAGGTCATGCCATTGTAGAAGGACGTAAATCAGCTTTCTCACTTTATGATGAAAAGCTGGCAACTTATACAAAAGAAGATGAATTCGATCATGATGCTGCTGTAGGATTTATTAATCTTTGGGGATTACCAACAAAAGTAAACAGCATTGTGAACAAAAAGGAGCAGGTTAAGGCATGA
- the argH gene encoding argininosuccinate lyase: MKKLWGGRFQKTPEKWVDEFGASIHFDQQLVKEDLTGSLAHASMLNKCGILTDEEASVIKNGLNTLMKKAEANELDFSVEYEDIHLNLEKMLIDEIGPLGGKLHTARSRNDQVATDMHLYLNNQVEHIIELISSFQKVLVEKAEQHVETIFPGYTHLQRAQPISFAHHMLAYFWMLERDKARFQDSLKRINVSPLGCGALAGTTFPIDREYTKELLGFDHIYENSLDGVSDRDFILEFLSNSSLVMMHLSRFCEEIILWCSQEFKFIELDDTYATGSSMMPQKKNPDMAELIRGKTGRVYGNLIGLLTIMKGLPLTYNKDLQEDKEGMFDTVKTIAGSLQIFTGMIQTMTVNEDVMKKATKEDFSNATEVADYLAKKGMPFREAHEIVGKLVYTCIQKGIYLSDLSFEEFTKASNLFEQDIYTVLDPYVAVEKRTSAGGTGFKQIQLALEKAKACL, from the coding sequence ATGAAAAAGCTTTGGGGAGGCCGATTTCAAAAAACACCAGAAAAATGGGTTGATGAGTTTGGCGCATCCATTCATTTCGACCAACAATTAGTTAAAGAAGACTTGACCGGCTCCCTTGCCCATGCAAGTATGCTGAACAAATGCGGCATTCTCACTGATGAGGAAGCATCTGTGATCAAAAATGGTCTGAATACGCTCATGAAAAAGGCAGAGGCGAATGAATTAGATTTTTCAGTTGAGTATGAGGATATTCACTTAAACCTTGAAAAAATGCTCATTGATGAGATTGGTCCACTTGGTGGCAAATTGCACACAGCGAGAAGCCGAAATGATCAAGTGGCGACAGATATGCATTTATACTTGAATAACCAAGTAGAGCATATCATTGAGCTTATTTCATCTTTCCAAAAGGTGCTTGTGGAAAAAGCAGAACAGCACGTTGAAACAATTTTCCCAGGATATACGCACCTGCAACGTGCACAGCCTATCTCATTCGCACATCATATGCTCGCCTATTTCTGGATGCTAGAGCGTGACAAAGCGCGTTTTCAAGATTCTTTAAAGCGAATCAACGTGTCTCCACTTGGATGCGGTGCGTTAGCAGGAACGACATTCCCGATTGATCGTGAATATACAAAAGAGTTACTTGGCTTTGACCATATTTACGAGAACAGCCTTGATGGCGTGAGTGACCGTGATTTTATCTTAGAATTCCTGTCTAACAGTAGCCTTGTCATGATGCACCTCTCACGTTTTTGCGAGGAAATCATTTTATGGTGCTCACAAGAATTCAAGTTCATTGAATTAGATGACACGTACGCAACAGGAAGCAGCATGATGCCGCAGAAAAAAAACCCAGATATGGCTGAATTAATTCGCGGGAAAACAGGTCGTGTGTATGGCAACCTAATAGGGCTTCTAACAATCATGAAAGGTCTTCCGCTTACGTATAACAAAGACTTGCAAGAAGATAAAGAAGGCATGTTTGATACAGTCAAAACGATCGCCGGTAGCCTGCAAATCTTCACAGGCATGATTCAAACGATGACAGTGAATGAAGATGTTATGAAAAAAGCAACGAAAGAAGATTTTTCAAATGCGACCGAAGTGGCAGACTACCTTGCGAAAAAAGGCATGCCATTCCGTGAAGCACACGAAATCGTTGGCAAGCTTGTGTATACGTGCATTCAAAAAGGCATCTACTTAAGTGATCTTTCTTTCGAGGAATTCACAAAAGCAAGTAACCTTTTTGAACAAGACATTTATACTGTTCTTGATCCGTATGTCGCTGTCGAAAAAAGAACAAGTGCAGGTGGGACTGGATTCAAACAAATTCAGCTAGCACTAGAGAAGGCAAAAGCCTGTCTATAA
- a CDS encoding RDD family protein, with translation MDSTFDEVSGSRGPVEEANSDLFKHSSIEAQAYAGFWIRFWAFILDWLVIWSVNHLTVSPLFSLFGWSKGGGWFSPYSVITTIVFLLYFAIMTKIFHQTLGKMVFGIKVVSLQPEKQLTWDVIFFREIVGRYINTIAVLYAVVAFSSKKQGVHDYFADTVVVHEHLYEKKESNV, from the coding sequence ATGGATTCCACATTCGATGAAGTAAGCGGAAGTCGTGGACCAGTGGAAGAGGCGAACTCGGACTTATTCAAACACTCTTCTATTGAGGCACAGGCATATGCGGGTTTTTGGATCAGGTTCTGGGCATTTATCCTTGATTGGCTCGTTATCTGGAGTGTCAATCATTTGACGGTTTCTCCACTCTTTAGTTTGTTTGGCTGGTCTAAAGGAGGAGGTTGGTTTTCACCGTACTCGGTCATAACCACAATCGTCTTCCTGCTTTATTTCGCTATCATGACGAAAATCTTTCATCAAACACTCGGCAAAATGGTGTTTGGCATCAAAGTCGTCTCACTTCAGCCGGAGAAGCAGCTCACGTGGGATGTGATTTTCTTTAGGGAAATCGTTGGACGCTATATTAACACGATCGCTGTTCTGTATGCTGTCGTTGCTTTTTCATCCAAAAAACAAGGTGTTCATGATTATTTTGCTGACACTGTTGTTGTCCATGAACATCTTTATGAAAAAAAAGAATCAAACGTGTAA
- a CDS encoding SDR family oxidoreductase, with translation MRHALITAGSKGLGRKVTESLLNMGYSVTVNYRSDDEAVRRMKEELQQYEEKLQFVQGDVTNKEDLKEMVQLAFERFGRIDALINNAGPYIFERKKLADYTEDEWYQMIEGNLSAVFHLFRMVIPMMRKQGFGRIITYGFQGADHAPGWMNRSAFGAAKVGLASLTKTIAIEEAENGITANMVCPGKIVGDMKESTIEEARLIKDDETPVGRSGTGEDIGRIISFLCDDRSDLITGTVIEATGGLNVIHKH, from the coding sequence GTGCGACACGCATTAATTACAGCGGGTTCTAAAGGGCTTGGACGTAAAGTAACGGAGTCCTTACTGAATATGGGGTATTCTGTGACAGTCAATTATCGAAGTGATGATGAGGCTGTACGGCGCATGAAAGAAGAATTGCAACAATACGAAGAAAAGCTTCAATTTGTTCAAGGTGATGTCACAAACAAAGAAGACTTAAAAGAGATGGTGCAATTGGCATTTGAACGATTTGGGCGGATTGATGCCCTCATCAATAATGCCGGTCCTTATATTTTTGAACGAAAGAAGCTGGCTGATTATACAGAAGATGAGTGGTATCAAATGATTGAAGGAAATCTGTCAGCTGTATTTCACTTGTTCCGTATGGTTATCCCGATGATGAGAAAACAAGGTTTTGGTCGTATTATCACGTATGGCTTCCAAGGTGCAGATCATGCACCAGGCTGGATGAACCGTTCGGCTTTTGGTGCTGCCAAAGTAGGACTAGCTTCACTGACGAAAACCATTGCCATTGAAGAGGCCGAAAACGGTATTACCGCCAATATGGTTTGTCCGGGTAAAATTGTTGGTGATATGAAAGAATCAACAATAGAGGAAGCACGTCTGATCAAAGACGACGAAACACCAGTTGGCCGTTCTGGGACTGGAGAGGATATTGGTCGCATCATCTCGTTCTTATGTGATGACCGATCAGATCTCATTACGGGAACAGTCATTGAAGCAACAGGCGGACTTAATGTCATTCATAAACATTAA
- a CDS encoding molybdenum cofactor biosynthesis protein B, whose translation MSVAEHKREARTTLRCKVITVSDTRTKETDKSGRLMIDLLKEQGHLILAYDIVKDDILAIQDAVLEGTSEASIDAVILNGGTGIATRDVTIESITPLFSKELPGFGEIFRMLSYTEDIGSAAILSRATAGVVNQKAVFATPGSTGAVRLAMTKLIIPELPHVLRELQKDQQ comes from the coding sequence ATGAGTGTTGCTGAACATAAACGAGAGGCAAGAACCACGCTTCGTTGTAAAGTAATTACAGTAAGTGATACTCGGACAAAAGAAACGGATAAAAGCGGCCGTCTCATGATTGATTTGCTCAAAGAACAAGGCCATTTGATTCTTGCCTACGATATTGTCAAAGATGACATTCTGGCCATTCAGGATGCAGTGTTAGAAGGAACGAGTGAGGCGTCTATTGATGCTGTAATATTAAATGGGGGAACAGGCATTGCCACAAGAGATGTAACGATCGAATCAATTACTCCTCTTTTCTCAAAAGAACTGCCGGGCTTTGGTGAAATTTTTCGCATGCTAAGCTATACAGAAGACATCGGTTCAGCCGCTATTTTATCTAGAGCAACAGCAGGTGTCGTCAATCAAAAAGCCGTCTTTGCCACACCGGGTTCCACCGGAGCTGTCCGCTTAGCCATGACAAAACTCATCATTCCAGAGCTTCCACATGTTTTGCGAGAACTTCAAAAGGATCAACAATAG
- a CDS encoding class I SAM-dependent methyltransferase, which translates to MQKDQVSTIFELLDTASIRLKKEHHISYIEALAEAGEAFFQANDQNGLLKDLIEKADFASYDHEQIRKAFQLAVLKGQKDISHPNRQMTPDTIGLFVSYLVNKFLEGQKELVVFDPAAGTGNLLLAVLNNVTAETKRGFASEIDDVLIKIAWAQANLEEKEVELFHQDSLEPLLMSPADVTVCSLPVGYYPNDERAADYELKAKEGHSFAHYLFIEQSLRYTKDGGFLFFIIPNDLFEGKESAQLKNFIKETAYMNALIQLPVSMFKDKKHAKSLFVMQKKKEGLAAPKRMLFANLPSFSQKEAMIAVMRKLDQWFIEEKETNE; encoded by the coding sequence TTGCAGAAAGATCAAGTAAGTACTATTTTTGAGCTGCTCGATACAGCGTCTATTCGATTGAAAAAGGAACATCACATCTCTTACATTGAAGCATTGGCAGAAGCTGGGGAGGCCTTTTTTCAGGCAAATGATCAGAACGGTTTACTAAAGGATTTAATAGAGAAAGCAGACTTTGCTTCTTATGACCATGAGCAAATTCGTAAAGCGTTTCAGCTCGCCGTACTAAAAGGACAAAAAGATATTTCACATCCAAATCGTCAAATGACGCCAGATACGATTGGTTTGTTTGTTAGCTATTTGGTCAATAAATTCTTAGAAGGACAAAAAGAGCTTGTTGTTTTTGATCCTGCAGCAGGGACAGGGAACTTACTGCTTGCGGTTTTAAACAATGTCACGGCAGAAACAAAAAGAGGTTTTGCCTCTGAAATTGATGACGTGCTCATTAAAATTGCTTGGGCGCAGGCCAATTTGGAAGAGAAAGAAGTAGAACTTTTCCACCAAGACAGCCTTGAGCCGCTTCTCATGTCACCAGCAGATGTCACAGTGTGCAGTCTTCCAGTCGGCTATTACCCGAATGATGAGCGAGCAGCGGACTATGAACTAAAGGCGAAAGAAGGGCATTCCTTTGCTCATTATTTATTCATTGAACAAAGCCTTCGCTATACGAAAGATGGCGGCTTCTTGTTCTTCATCATTCCGAACGATTTGTTTGAAGGAAAAGAAAGTGCGCAATTAAAGAATTTTATCAAAGAAACAGCATATATGAACGCTTTAATTCAACTGCCAGTATCCATGTTTAAAGACAAAAAGCATGCCAAAAGCTTATTTGTGATGCAAAAGAAAAAAGAGGGCCTGGCAGCACCTAAACGGATGTTGTTTGCAAACTTACCATCTTTCTCTCAGAAGGAAGCCATGATAGCTGTCATGAGAAAATTAGACCAGTGGTTTATAGAAGAAAAAGAAACGAACGAATAG
- a CDS encoding acetate kinase: protein MSKIIAINAGSSSLKFQLFDMPEETVLTKGLVERIGMDNSIFTISVDGEKKTEITDIPDHAVAVKMLLEKLTEYHIIKDFNEIQGVGHRVVHGGEKFSDSVLLTDEVINDIEKLSELAPLHNPANVVGIKAFKQILPDVPAVAVFDTAFHQTMPEQSYLYSLPYDYYKKYGIRKYGFHGTSHKFVTERAAELLGRPLEELRLISCHLGNGASIAAVEGGKSIDTSMGFTPLAGVAMGTRSGNIDPALIPFIMEKTGHTAEEVLTTLNKKSGLLGVSGISSDLRDIEEATKEGNDRAEVALDIFASRIHKYIGSYAARMNGVDAIIFTAGIGENSSEVRARVLRGLEFMGVYWDPSLNNIRGEEAFISYPHSPVKVIVIPTNEEVMIARDVMRLA from the coding sequence ATGTCCAAAATTATTGCAATCAACGCAGGAAGCTCATCTCTTAAATTCCAATTGTTCGACATGCCAGAAGAAACCGTTTTAACAAAAGGGCTTGTTGAAAGAATTGGAATGGATAACAGCATCTTTACGATTTCTGTAGATGGAGAAAAGAAAACAGAAATCACTGATATTCCAGATCATGCAGTAGCGGTTAAAATGTTGCTTGAAAAATTAACGGAATATCACATCATCAAAGACTTTAATGAAATTCAAGGCGTAGGACACCGTGTCGTTCATGGTGGCGAGAAGTTCAGCGACTCTGTTCTATTAACGGATGAAGTGATCAATGACATCGAGAAGCTTTCAGAGCTTGCACCGCTTCATAACCCTGCAAACGTTGTAGGAATCAAAGCGTTCAAACAAATTTTGCCTGATGTACCAGCGGTTGCTGTGTTTGATACAGCCTTCCACCAAACAATGCCAGAGCAATCTTACCTATACAGCCTTCCGTACGATTACTACAAAAAATACGGTATTCGTAAATACGGTTTCCACGGGACAAGCCATAAGTTTGTCACAGAGCGTGCAGCAGAGCTATTAGGACGTCCGCTTGAAGAGCTTCGTTTGATTTCTTGTCACCTTGGCAATGGTGCAAGTATCGCAGCAGTAGAAGGCGGAAAATCTATTGATACTTCTATGGGATTCACACCACTTGCTGGGGTTGCAATGGGTACACGTTCAGGTAACATTGACCCTGCTCTTATTCCATTTATCATGGAGAAAACAGGACATACAGCCGAAGAAGTCCTGACTACTTTAAACAAGAAGAGCGGTCTTTTAGGAGTGTCAGGTATTTCAAGTGACCTTCGTGATATTGAAGAAGCAACAAAAGAAGGAAACGACCGTGCAGAAGTCGCACTTGATATCTTTGCAAGCCGTATTCATAAATACATCGGCTCTTATGCAGCAAGAATGAATGGCGTTGATGCGATTATCTTCACAGCTGGAATCGGTGAAAATAGTTCAGAAGTAAGAGCACGTGTTCTTCGTGGTCTAGAATTCATGGGCGTATACTGGGACCCTTCTCTTAATAACATAAGAGGCGAAGAAGCATTCATCAGCTACCCGCACTCTCCAGTTAAAGTCATTGTTATCCCAACAAACGAAGAAGTCATGATTGCAAGAGATGTTATGCGCTTAGCTTAA
- the tpx gene encoding thiol peroxidase encodes MASITFKGSPVTLVGNEVKVGEKAPDFTVLTNSLGEVSLSDLAGKVTIISVIPSIDTGVCDAQTRRFNEEAADLGPVNIYTISADLPFAQARWCGANGIENVETLSDHRDMSFGEAFGVYMKELRLLARAVFVLDPNGKVVYTEYVSEATNHPNYEKAIEAAKSLL; translated from the coding sequence TTGGCATCGATCACATTTAAAGGGAGTCCTGTGACGCTTGTAGGAAATGAAGTGAAAGTTGGCGAAAAGGCCCCTGATTTCACAGTATTAACGAATTCACTCGGAGAAGTATCGCTTTCTGATTTAGCTGGAAAAGTGACGATCATCTCAGTGATTCCTTCTATTGATACAGGTGTGTGTGACGCACAAACAAGACGGTTCAATGAAGAGGCAGCCGATTTAGGTCCGGTCAATATTTACACGATAAGTGCAGATCTTCCCTTTGCACAAGCTCGTTGGTGCGGAGCAAACGGCATTGAAAATGTGGAAACATTATCTGACCACAGAGACATGTCTTTTGGGGAAGCGTTTGGTGTATATATGAAAGAATTACGTTTATTGGCGCGTGCCGTTTTCGTATTAGACCCTAACGGTAAAGTGGTCTACACAGAATATGTGAGCGAAGCAACGAATCATCCAAATTATGAAAAAGCAATTGAAGCTGCGAAATCACTGTTATAA
- the sppA gene encoding signal peptide peptidase SppA — translation MNAKRWVALVIALGVFGFSVVISITMALFENFNDNKMSYQFGDEIEEKVLEDGSGSSKIAVLEINGTIQDNGGASSLLGGETYDHRTFLKELDKAKDDDTVKGVLLRVNSPGGGVYESAEIHKKLEEVKKAKKPVYVSMGSMAASGGYYVSTPANKIFASPETLTGSLGVIMQSLNYSKLADNLGIKYETIKSGKYKDIMSPNRDMTKDERNIMQSMVDNSYEGFVKVIADGRGMSKQDVKKIADGRVYDGTQAKANGLVDELGYYEDALKAMKKNEKGLKDAEVISYSQSFGWNSLFSMGASKLFKSEIDFLNLKETLAGSNGSKPMYLYSK, via the coding sequence ATGAATGCGAAAAGATGGGTAGCCTTAGTCATTGCACTTGGTGTATTCGGATTTTCTGTTGTGATTAGTATCACGATGGCCTTGTTCGAAAACTTCAATGACAACAAAATGAGCTATCAATTTGGAGATGAAATCGAAGAAAAGGTATTAGAGGATGGCAGTGGCTCAAGTAAAATTGCAGTTCTTGAGATTAATGGAACAATTCAAGATAATGGCGGTGCTTCCAGCTTGTTAGGCGGAGAAACTTATGATCACCGTACGTTCTTAAAAGAACTAGACAAAGCAAAAGATGATGATACTGTCAAAGGTGTGTTGTTGCGTGTGAACTCGCCTGGAGGCGGTGTTTATGAAAGTGCCGAAATACATAAAAAATTAGAAGAAGTGAAAAAAGCGAAAAAGCCGGTCTACGTATCAATGGGGTCAATGGCAGCTTCGGGCGGATATTATGTATCTACACCAGCAAATAAAATTTTCGCTTCACCTGAAACATTAACAGGCTCTCTTGGCGTCATTATGCAGAGTCTTAATTATTCAAAACTAGCGGATAATTTAGGCATTAAATATGAAACCATCAAGAGCGGAAAGTATAAAGACATTATGTCTCCAAATCGCGATATGACGAAAGATGAGCGCAATATCATGCAAAGCATGGTTGACAATTCATATGAAGGGTTTGTGAAAGTCATCGCTGATGGTCGTGGTATGTCCAAGCAAGACGTCAAAAAAATTGCCGATGGCCGTGTATATGATGGAACACAGGCAAAGGCTAATGGATTAGTTGATGAGCTTGGGTACTATGAAGATGCACTGAAAGCAATGAAGAAAAATGAAAAAGGCTTAAAAGATGCTGAAGTAATTAGCTATTCTCAAAGCTTTGGTTGGAACTCTCTTTTCTCTATGGGTGCAAGCAAGCTCTTTAAAAGTGAAATTGATTTTCTGAACTTGAAAGAAACACTGGCTGGCTCAAACGGGTCTAAACCAATGTATCTCTATTCAAAATAA
- a CDS encoding DUF2953 domain-containing protein: protein MSGYKIQIYSHNRRESIICYEGSDTVLYVLWIAAICLLVILLILMKVTISLEYSHANDNDHFALKIITLYGIVRLKKEIPMVRVNMEDQTIDIREKNMAKSETPSQKDESEHKKVGKRDMKQVLHQMERITKEIVDLNQIMRQFFIHMKIVSLHWTTWIGFHDAALTGVAAGGVWSVKGALLAFLQEHLTFKHKPVYEVIPAFQHNVSKTHFTCIAYFRIGHAMVAAIRLLAHWLKGRKARKNASLQATKNESSV from the coding sequence ATGTCTGGGTATAAAATCCAGATTTATAGCCATAATCGTAGAGAAAGCATCATTTGTTATGAAGGAAGTGATACAGTGCTTTATGTATTATGGATCGCAGCTATTTGTCTTCTGGTGATCTTATTGATCCTCATGAAAGTAACCATTTCGCTTGAATATTCACATGCAAATGACAATGATCATTTTGCGCTTAAGATCATCACTTTATATGGAATAGTCAGGTTGAAAAAAGAGATTCCGATGGTAAGAGTGAATATGGAAGATCAAACGATTGATATTCGTGAAAAGAATATGGCCAAGTCCGAAACGCCTAGTCAAAAAGATGAATCCGAACACAAAAAAGTTGGAAAACGTGATATGAAGCAAGTCCTTCATCAAATGGAGCGCATCACAAAAGAGATTGTGGATTTAAATCAAATCATGCGTCAATTCTTTATACATATGAAAATTGTGTCACTTCACTGGACTACATGGATCGGCTTTCATGATGCCGCTTTAACAGGCGTGGCAGCCGGCGGCGTGTGGTCTGTCAAAGGAGCACTGCTTGCTTTTCTTCAAGAGCATCTCACGTTCAAACATAAACCGGTGTATGAAGTGATCCCAGCCTTTCAGCACAATGTGTCAAAGACGCACTTTACATGTATAGCTTATTTTCGTATTGGACATGCTATGGTTGCAGCCATTCGATTACTTGCCCATTGGTTAAAAGGAAGAAAGGCGAGAAAAAATGCCTCTCTTCAAGCAACGAAGAATGAATCATCTGTTTAA
- a CDS encoding NAD kinase: MTDNRRNVFFFYKKDHELDEHISSLEKLATEQGFHVVKRAEDAHIIASIGGDGTFLQAVRKTNFRDDCLYVGVSKTENSHLYCDFSLEHFDKMMDAMNTEQIEVRKYPIIDVSVDSTNQFHCLNELSIRSSIIKTFVIDVFIDDFHFETFRGDGMIISTPTGSTAYNKSVSGAVVDPMLPCMQVTELASLNNNSYRTLGSPFILSSDRKLTLKVVQDGNDHPIIGLDNEALGTKHVKQIDIGLSGKVMKTVKLKDNSYWEKVKRRFL, from the coding sequence ATGACAGACAATCGTCGCAATGTATTTTTCTTTTACAAAAAAGATCATGAATTGGATGAACACATTTCTTCTCTGGAGAAACTCGCTACAGAACAAGGCTTTCATGTCGTCAAGCGTGCAGAGGATGCCCATATAATTGCTTCAATTGGTGGAGACGGCACATTTCTTCAAGCAGTTCGTAAAACGAATTTCCGTGATGACTGCTTGTACGTCGGGGTATCAAAAACAGAGAATTCGCACCTATACTGCGATTTTTCATTAGAGCATTTTGATAAGATGATGGATGCCATGAACACCGAACAGATTGAAGTGCGAAAATATCCAATCATTGATGTAAGCGTTGACAGCACAAACCAGTTCCATTGTTTAAATGAGCTGTCAATCCGCTCTAGCATCATCAAAACTTTTGTCATTGATGTATTTATTGATGATTTTCACTTTGAGACGTTTAGAGGGGACGGCATGATTATCTCAACACCGACCGGCTCAACTGCCTATAATAAATCCGTGAGCGGCGCCGTTGTAGATCCGATGCTCCCTTGTATGCAAGTGACAGAGCTTGCTTCATTAAATAATAACTCGTATCGCACACTTGGCTCACCATTCATTTTAAGCAGTGACCGCAAGCTAACGCTGAAAGTCGTTCAAGATGGAAACGACCATCCGATTATTGGACTTGATAATGAGGCACTGGGCACAAAACACGTGAAACAAATAGACATTGGTCTTTCAGGCAAAGTGATGAAAACCGTCAAATTAAAGGACAACTCATACTGGGAAAAAGTAAAACGCAGATTTCTTTAA
- the ytfJ gene encoding GerW family sporulation protein — translation MADHPIQGLMKTAMENLKEMIDVNTIIGDPVETPDGSVILTVSKVGFGFAAGGSEFNGNQKKEKRSDEQERKEPRLPFGGGSGGGVSITPIAFLIVGTNGVRMLHLDEHTHLLDKILDSAPQAIERLQHMFKRDEREHRHKERKLDDIDL, via the coding sequence ATGGCAGATCACCCAATCCAGGGTCTCATGAAGACTGCGATGGAAAACTTAAAAGAAATGATAGATGTGAATACGATCATTGGTGATCCAGTCGAAACACCTGATGGCAGTGTGATTCTCACAGTGTCAAAGGTCGGCTTTGGATTTGCAGCTGGCGGAAGTGAATTTAATGGAAACCAAAAGAAAGAAAAACGTTCTGATGAACAAGAACGAAAAGAACCGAGACTACCATTTGGCGGCGGAAGCGGTGGAGGGGTATCCATTACGCCCATTGCCTTCTTAATTGTGGGAACAAACGGAGTTCGAATGCTTCATTTGGATGAACACACACATCTGCTTGACAAGATATTGGATTCTGCTCCTCAAGCAATTGAACGTCTTCAACATATGTTTAAGCGAGATGAACGGGAGCATCGTCACAAAGAACGAAAACTAGATGATATAGACCTCTAA